From Tachysurus fulvidraco isolate hzauxx_2018 chromosome 10, HZAU_PFXX_2.0, whole genome shotgun sequence, one genomic window encodes:
- the gpx3 gene encoding glutathione peroxidase 3, translating to METQNNIWVSVLLLLAVLQQNVTAGCNTQICNTAVDDSLHEYGAKTLTEGLHIPFRQYAGKYVLIVNVATFUGLTLQYLELNALQEELKDLGFAILGFPSNQFGKQEPGENHEILPILKYVRPGQGFVPNFQLFKCGDVNGKNEQSVFTFLKNACPPVGDSFGNPVGRLFWEPLKVTDIKWNFEKFLVGPDGKPLMRWFPRVNVSEVRADIIKLIKEQTSKN from the exons ATGGAGACCCAGAACAACATCTGGGTCTCTGTCCTGCTCCTGCTGGCTGTTTTACAGCAGAACGTCACTGCAGGCTGTAACACTCAG ATATGTAACACGGCAGTGGACGACTCCTTACATGAGTATGGAGCGAAGACCTTGACCGAAGGTTTGCACATTCCCTTCCGTCAGTATGCTGGGAAGTACGTCCTCATTGTCAACGTGGCCACCTTCTGAGGACTTACCTTGCAGTATTTGG AACTGAATGCACTACAGGAGGAACTAAAAGATCTGGGCTTCGCAATTCTCGGATTTCCTTCTAACCAGTTTGGGAAACAGGAACCTGGGGAAAATCATGAGATCTTGCCCATACTAAA GTATGTCCGTCCAGGCCAAGGATTTGTTCCAAACTTCCAGCTCTTTAAATGCGGCGATGTGAACGGCAAAAACGAACAAAGTGTTTTCACTTTCCTGAAG AATGCCTGCCCACCTGTCGGTGACAGCTTCGGAAACCCCGTCGGCAGGCTGTTTTGGGAACCGCTGAAAGTTACTGACATCAAGTGGAATTTCGAAAAGTTTCTGGTGGGCCCTGACGGAAAGCCTCTGATGAGGTGGTTTCCAAGGGTGAACGTTTCCGAAGTCCGGGCCGACATCATAAAACTCATCAAAGAGCAGACTTCCAAAAACTAA
- the dctn4 gene encoding dynactin subunit 4 isoform X1 yields MASLLQPDRVIYLVRGEKKIRAPLSQLYFCRYCSELRSLECVSHEVDSHYCPSCLESMPSAEAKLKKNRCANCFDCPCCMHTLSTRATNIPTPLPDDPTKTTMKKAYYLACGFCRWTSRDVGMADKSVASGGWQEPENPYTQRINKLIEYYQHLAQREKLERDRKKLARRRPFMPQAFSQHTIHVVEKYGLGTRLQRQRSGAPISALYGLSLKEGEEQKEVSIEPAQALDEVEPLPDDYYTRPVNLTDVTTLRQRLLQPDFQPAGASQLHPKHKHLLMKRSLRCRKCEHNLSKPEFNPTSIKFKIQLVAVSYIPEVRIMSIPNLRHMKESQVLLTLTNPVESITHVSLFTCEDGDPDDINSTAKVLVPAKELVLAGKDAAAEYDELAEPQDFQDDPDVVAFRKSNKIGFFIKVIPQYEDGDVTVSFKMRHDFRNLAAPIKPSEEGEPAVELIWLTHHVELSLGPLAA; encoded by the exons ATGGCGTCTCTCCTGCAGCCCGACAGAGTGATTTATCTGGTGCGCGGAGAGAAGAAGATACGCGCTCCGCTCTCTCAGCTTTATTTCTGCCGATACTGCAGCGAGCTGCGCTCTTTGGAGTGCGTGTCACATGAA GTTGACTCTCATTACTGCCCCAGTTGTTTGGAGAGCATGCCATCAGCTGAGGCAAAGCTCAAGAAGAACCg ATGTGCGAATTGTTTCGACTGCCCATGCTGTATGCACACACTGTCCACGCGAGCCACCAACATCCCAACGCCGCTTCCCGATGACCCGACCAAAACCACCATGAAGAAGGCTTATTACCTCGCCTGTGGCTTTTGCCGGTGGACGTCGCGTGACGTTGGCATGGCGGACAAGTCTGTGG CCAGTGGAGGATGGCAGGAACCAGAGAATCCTTACACTCAGAGG ATCAATAAACTGATCGAGTATTATCAACACCTGGCCCAGAGAGAGAAgctggagagagacagaaagaaactgGCTCGAAGACGTCCGTTCATGCCTCAGGCCTTCTCg CAACACACTATTCACGTTGTG gAGAAGTACGGCTTGGGTACACGGCTCCAGAGGCAGAGGTCCGGAGCTCCCATCAGCGCCCTCTACGGACTCTC TCTGAAGGAAGGCGAGGAGCAGAAGGAGGTCAGTATTGAACCAGCTCAGGCTCTAGATGAAGTGGAGCCTCTACCTGATGACTATTACACACGGCCTGTTAACCTGACCGATG tGACGACGCTTCGCCAAAGGTTGCTTCAGCCCGATTTCCAGCCTGCAGGAGCGTCTCAGCTTCACCCCAAACATAAGCACTTGCTGATGAAGCGCTCGCTACGCTGCAGA AAATGTGAGCACAACCTGAGTAAACCCGAGTTCAACCCGACCTCCATCAAGTTTAAAATCCAGCTGGTGGCTGT GAGCTACATCCCTGAAGTGAGGATCATGTCTATTCCAAACCTGCGTCACATGAAG GAGTCTCAGGTGCTGCTGACCCTGACTAACCCTGTGGAGAGCATCACTCACGTCAGCCTGTTCACCTGTGAGGACGGAGATCCTGATGACATTAACAGCACAGctaag gtgttagTGCCAGCAAAAGAGCTTGTTCTGGCAGGGAAAGATGCAGCAGCTGAATATGATGAGCTGGCCGAGCCACAGGACTTCCAGGACGACCCAGA CGTGGTAGCCTTCCGGAAGTCCAACAAGATCGGATTCTTCATCAAAGTGATCCCTCAGTACGAGGACGGAGACGTCACCGTGTCCTTCAAGATGCGTCACGACTTCCGCAACCTGGCGGCTCCCATCAAGCCGAGCGAGGAAGGAGAACCTGCAGTAGAGCTCATCTGGCTCACACACCACGTAGAGCTCAGCCTCGGGCCACTCGCAGCctga
- the dctn4 gene encoding dynactin subunit 4 isoform X2, whose amino-acid sequence MASLLQPDRVIYLVRGEKKIRAPLSQLYFCRYCSELRSLECVSHEVDSHYCPSCLESMPSAEAKLKKNRCANCFDCPCCMHTLSTRATNIPTPLPDDPTKTTMKKAYYLACGFCRWTSRDVGMADKSVASGGWQEPENPYTQRINKLIEYYQHLAQREKLERDRKKLARRRPFMPQAFSEKYGLGTRLQRQRSGAPISALYGLSLKEGEEQKEVSIEPAQALDEVEPLPDDYYTRPVNLTDVTTLRQRLLQPDFQPAGASQLHPKHKHLLMKRSLRCRKCEHNLSKPEFNPTSIKFKIQLVAVSYIPEVRIMSIPNLRHMKESQVLLTLTNPVESITHVSLFTCEDGDPDDINSTAKVLVPAKELVLAGKDAAAEYDELAEPQDFQDDPDVVAFRKSNKIGFFIKVIPQYEDGDVTVSFKMRHDFRNLAAPIKPSEEGEPAVELIWLTHHVELSLGPLAA is encoded by the exons ATGGCGTCTCTCCTGCAGCCCGACAGAGTGATTTATCTGGTGCGCGGAGAGAAGAAGATACGCGCTCCGCTCTCTCAGCTTTATTTCTGCCGATACTGCAGCGAGCTGCGCTCTTTGGAGTGCGTGTCACATGAA GTTGACTCTCATTACTGCCCCAGTTGTTTGGAGAGCATGCCATCAGCTGAGGCAAAGCTCAAGAAGAACCg ATGTGCGAATTGTTTCGACTGCCCATGCTGTATGCACACACTGTCCACGCGAGCCACCAACATCCCAACGCCGCTTCCCGATGACCCGACCAAAACCACCATGAAGAAGGCTTATTACCTCGCCTGTGGCTTTTGCCGGTGGACGTCGCGTGACGTTGGCATGGCGGACAAGTCTGTGG CCAGTGGAGGATGGCAGGAACCAGAGAATCCTTACACTCAGAGG ATCAATAAACTGATCGAGTATTATCAACACCTGGCCCAGAGAGAGAAgctggagagagacagaaagaaactgGCTCGAAGACGTCCGTTCATGCCTCAGGCCTTCTCg gAGAAGTACGGCTTGGGTACACGGCTCCAGAGGCAGAGGTCCGGAGCTCCCATCAGCGCCCTCTACGGACTCTC TCTGAAGGAAGGCGAGGAGCAGAAGGAGGTCAGTATTGAACCAGCTCAGGCTCTAGATGAAGTGGAGCCTCTACCTGATGACTATTACACACGGCCTGTTAACCTGACCGATG tGACGACGCTTCGCCAAAGGTTGCTTCAGCCCGATTTCCAGCCTGCAGGAGCGTCTCAGCTTCACCCCAAACATAAGCACTTGCTGATGAAGCGCTCGCTACGCTGCAGA AAATGTGAGCACAACCTGAGTAAACCCGAGTTCAACCCGACCTCCATCAAGTTTAAAATCCAGCTGGTGGCTGT GAGCTACATCCCTGAAGTGAGGATCATGTCTATTCCAAACCTGCGTCACATGAAG GAGTCTCAGGTGCTGCTGACCCTGACTAACCCTGTGGAGAGCATCACTCACGTCAGCCTGTTCACCTGTGAGGACGGAGATCCTGATGACATTAACAGCACAGctaag gtgttagTGCCAGCAAAAGAGCTTGTTCTGGCAGGGAAAGATGCAGCAGCTGAATATGATGAGCTGGCCGAGCCACAGGACTTCCAGGACGACCCAGA CGTGGTAGCCTTCCGGAAGTCCAACAAGATCGGATTCTTCATCAAAGTGATCCCTCAGTACGAGGACGGAGACGTCACCGTGTCCTTCAAGATGCGTCACGACTTCCGCAACCTGGCGGCTCCCATCAAGCCGAGCGAGGAAGGAGAACCTGCAGTAGAGCTCATCTGGCTCACACACCACGTAGAGCTCAGCCTCGGGCCACTCGCAGCctga